TCCGGGGCAACAAGTAAGACTCAGCAGTGCTGTGATATCACAAGCAACAGGGTGCATCAGTCTTTTAACAGGGTGTTGATTGACTTACAAAGGCTTTAATCAGCCCCATGGAGATTTGAAGTGGTGGTAACCAgggaaacacaacacagtcaattTGTCACAGTAGAATTTGCACTTGCACTATGACAGAGATTAGAAAATAGTGTGACTATCACTGGGCTACCTGTTGTCACAATGGGCTGCATGTATTATTGATGACACAATGCCACTGCACATAGAACCCCCCCCACTTGAGGGTTTCAGTTAAGGTGTGAGTCCAGGTGGTGGCAGTGTTGCCCTGCAGTAACATTGAGGCTTTCCCACTGATCGGCAGTCTCAAAAGCCTCTGTCATACATAACATAAAGCTCACCGGTCTAATAACTGTCCCAAAACACCCTTTCACCTCTGAGTGATTGATCGCCCCCAGGGCTTGACTGGGCACTACAGGAGTTCAGTGCTGTGAAACCTGTGTTTTCACTGTGGGTACCAGATGAATGAATAAATAGTCTGCCTGCATATTTTGGACTTAATGACTCGTTTCAAGCATTCCACGCAATGGCTTGGAACAGGCTTTAATGTAAACGCCTCTACGCAGGCTGTCGTTTGGCCCAAATGGGGTGGCTATTATGGTGGGAGGGCTGGGAGACGAGCAGACCCTTATTCATTAGCCTGGCGATTGCTCTTGACGATCACCCCAATCGGAGGGCGATGATGATGATTTGAAAAGGAGCGGGCGAGCACATGTTCCGAACCTGGCTGTCCGTGGCGCCCAAACTATGCCAGGCGCCAATTAACAGAAGGCCCGGGCCGCATGCCAATCATCCTCTCCTCGCTGCTACGGCAAGCTGCTGGGGCACACTCGCACACAATTCCACTACACAGATCTCCTCTTCAAACACTTTCTGTGTCTTCCAAGGGAACCCGACCATGGGGCCACCACCACTGCCTGAGGATTTTGGCAGGCTCCTCCTGGCCAATGAGAAAGTAGGTTGTCTCTCTGGCTGTGGCTGTTTTGTTAAACTACTGAAAGGGGGAAGGGGGGCGTTGTGGTTTATGTAACCACACCGACCGGCGGTGAGGGAATCCAAATTAGCATTGGTACCACTGCTTCACAACTATTGATCCTTTAAACTGCGATCCCCAGTGGAGTGGCTAAACTGCTGAGGGGTGCCTCTTCTGAACCACGTTCTTCAATGTCCAGTGCTTCTGTTTCGGTCTGCCGTATTTGTCAGATTTTCGGTGCCAGATACACTTGATTTTACATGCTCTCATCACACAGTACCAGGTAGGCCACCTCCTGTGTCTTCATTAATCTCTGATCGTCAGCCTAGTCGCATTCTTGCAGTATCTCGCTGTGTCCGTTCAGTATCTGGGCTTGCCTCaagatgcatcccaaatggcaccctattccctacatagtgcactacttttatccagaaccctatgggccctggtcaaaataagtgcactacaCCATAGGGAATTGGCACAGCCTCAATCTGTGGTTTGTGCTGTTAGTCCTAAGTAGCTTAAGTGCAATTGACTTTCTGTAGGATTTTTTTAGTCTGGCCCAGAAAGTTAATGTTCTCTATTCTTGCTTCGGTAAGGAAGAAACAGTTTTATTTCAGTTGGGATTTGTGTCTAGAACAGTCGAAGGAATGGGGGAGACGCACTGGTGGTGTTGGGCGCCAGTCCAATGCTCCAATTAGGAGCTGTTTCAGAACACTCagactctctctttgtgtgagaGATGTGTTTTAATTGAGTACCACTTTGTGCCGCTTTCTTTCTAAACCTAGCACCCACTCTCCCTTTCAGACAGCATCAATGTAAAAAGGCTCAATTTACACAGTGCACATTTCAACAAAGAACCCAGTCCCACTATCTCACTCTCCATTTCTCATATCAGTCATGGGCAAGCCTCACTTCTCCACTCCATAAAAAACTTGTTAAAAGTCTTCACACGACGACGGAAAACAATTAAGAAAAGGGGggaaaaatgtgggaaaagttgaTGGTCTTTCAAGATAACGGTCGCCATTTTTGTTTTGAACCAGCGTGGAATTAATTGAGACATATCACCGCCTTGCCTGCTTGAGGGAGTTGTTGAGTGCCATGTTGTCTTCAAAGAGCCCTCTGATCTTTGTTAGAGGCCCAGTCTGACTATCAACAGGCTGAACCTGAAAGCTCATGCAGATAGAAGTGAAACTGGAGAGTTGTGTACTTGGCCATCTACCAGGTGTCTGAAACTCATGTTGGTGTTTAGGCAAATGGAGGAAGTTGTGGTGCCTAAAGTTTCCCCTTGAATATCCCTTATGTTTTTGGTTGATCAACCATTGCCTATCCCCCAAGTATTACGTGGCCACTGGCCCTCGTGTCACAGCTAAAGGCTCATTTTGTTTCTCTAGAAACACTGTTTTTATTGAATTGGTGTGGCTCATGAAAGCATAACCATGTATTTGGGAACCATTGCTCTTTTTGACCCTAAAGGATTTAAAAAGCACAACATAGCAGAACTGTGTTGTATGTCCACCTAGCCAGTCTCATCAGTTTAGCCTGAGGGGTGGTAGTAGAACTGTCAGTGCAGCTAGAACTGCTATCTAGTGGCCATGCAGTTCCAGGACTAACACACCCTGAGTGGCTGGCAGTTACCCCCTAAGGCCAAACTGATGATATAGAGAAGTGGACCAGTAATGGGAGGTTAGCTAGCATCAGTAGAGGTGTCACTTACTGATGCCCTAACAAGGCACTGTGCTGGGACTGGGCGCTGTGTCGGTAAAAATAACGATTTCAATTGTCTCTAAGATCTGTTCCACCTACTTTACTACAGTTTGAAATGTCAGCCTGTGTGTTATATACTAACCACTTCTTGTCTTGGTGTGTGTAGTCCAGATCAGGCTAGACTGTGTGACCTGGAGGACCAGGCCAAGGCCTCCAAGAAGGGCATGTGGACGGAGGGCGGCGGCACCAACACTGTACGAGACCTCAAGTACATAATCGAGAACCCCCGCAACTTCGTTGACTCCATGCACCAGAAACCTGTCAATGGTATGGctaacacacactcatacacctcATCATTCCTTTTTAGAAGCCCCTGTGTGCACAGGTGCATAATCCACCGTTTTGGCTCGAGTTTACCCCCTCCTATGCCTCCATATCTATATCTGACCTGTAATGGCTCCCTACATGGCACCTCGTGGGCTCATTATGTGACTTTCACCCCCCTCTAATGCGTTTTTTCTCCATTCTGTCCGCGCCACTGCAGCTAACGGCCACTCCCTTTAATTGAGTGGAGAAATGGTGTGGAAGGTTTTTTACCATTCAGCGAGACCGCCCCTGCTGTTTTGAAATGGGCAGTAGCAATCCAGCCAAAACGCTTTTAATGTTCCCTCCATTGTGTTCTGGGGGACTGGAATCAGAATACTCATTTCCCCGGTCTGGATTATGGCGGATCACCTCATCAGACTGCGTTCGTTCAGCCCCCAAACACCCAAAACACAATTTACAGATCAAATTTAGCTGGCTTTCACACCAAAAGTGATTTTTGgaggtcagggtgacaactgaagAAGAGTGACGGAAGACATTCTCCATAGAGTAGAGGAATGAGGTGAAGCTCATCCTGTTGATGGATACATTTGACCACTGACTTTTAAGGAATCATACAGTATAGAACTGAATCCATAGAGGTCCTGATTCTATGAATCTACTGTAGCACTGGCTCTGTGTAGAACTGAGTCTGCTTGACTCTAACGATGGTAGAACCTATAAAACTGAATGATGAGGTCCTAGTACAATGTTTCCCCTTGTGTAAACGGATGGTTTCATCGTATTAAAAGTTTAAATTGAATGTATGAATACTTTATTTCTGACCCTCGTCTCTCCTCCTCAGCCGTCATTGAGCACGTGCGCGACGGTAGTGTGGTCCGTGCCCTGCTCCTGCCCGACTACTACCTGGTCACGGTCATGCTCTCTGGGGTCAAGGTCAGTCTCTGTGATCGTACTATGACCATAGgatatgtgcttgtgtgtgtggtcAACTTTTATAGACTATAGCATATATTCCTTCTGATTTGATTAGCGAATTATCCAGTAGtgtaaaatacttgaaagtactacttaagtagtgttttggggtatctgtactttactatttatatttttacttttacttcactacattcctaaagacaattatgtactttttatGCCATACTTTTTCCCTGACACAAGTATATTTGAAACCAAATACTTtgagacttttactcaagtagtattttactgggtgacttaccttaatagaaaatgactcaagtagtattttactgggtgacttaccttaatagaaaatgactcaagtagtattttacttggtgacttaccttaatagaaaatgactctagtatctttacttttactcaagtttgacaattgtgtacttttcccaccactgtaaATATCCCTATATGTTTCTGCAGGGGTTAACTAAtcataatacatgtatcacttcCTGACTCATAAGGTCTGTGAGATGGATGTGATGTTGGGGATTTTCCTTTGTTACTTCTCTTTGTCCATCCATCTTTTTCCATGACTCAGTCTTTACCAACGGCCCACTGCAGATAACCAGTCTTTCCCTTCTCACACCTAAGATGttacagctgtttgaagctgttCTTCTGTCTGCTTGGTGTTTTAGAGCCCAATCTCCCAGCTCTGCTCTGTCTCCCATATCTAGTTTTGTTTGTACTAGATATTTACTGTATTTTCTGTATTCTCCTCCTTGGTCCTGTGTAGCGCAGTTGGTCAGagtaatgccagggttgtgggttccacTTCCGCTGTGGTCACATACGCAAATAAATGCACTCCTTGTACTagaagttgctttggataaggATCTACTAAATGGCATATTACATTCTATATATCCTCTCTCCAGTGTCCGACGTTCAAGCGTGAGGCGGACGGCACGGAGTCGCCAGAGCCCTTCGCTGCCGAGGCCAAGTTCTTCACGGAGTCGCGTCTGCTCCAGAGGGACGTGCAGATCATCCTGGAGAGCTGCCCCAACCAGGTCATCCTGGGTACCGTCCTCCACccggtgagactgactgaccccTCACCTATAACCCCTGAGCATTGTACTATACGCAAAGGCTGGTAGCTCGGACTGTCGCTGAAATCCAGAGGGCGAGGAAGGATAATTTTGAACGTTGCGGAAGTCTGAGGTTGTTGCACTTAACTGTACTCAACCTCACATTGTATGAGGTTCTCTGAATGTGTGTGAGGGCAGGCAATGTATCTCTTTCTGACCAGCTTACTCTGCTATCTTTGTTTCCTCCATTGTAGTCAACTCTATAAATAGTGTATCATATAAAGTATTGTATTTTATTCTATGTTCTTGTTGATTCATCTCCAGAACGGGAACATCACAGAGCTGCTGCTGAAGGAAGGGTTCGCCCGCTGTGTGGACTGGTCCATGGCCGTCTACACCCAGGGGGCAGAGAAACTCCGGGCCGGAGAAAAGTCAGTCCCTTCCCCAACCAAAACCACTACCGCAACATACGTCACAACACGGTCAATCTGTGAATGTGACCACAACCATCGTTATCCTCAACCGTTTTATTATCCAACCAGTTAGGGCATGTGGCTAAGTGTGAATACTTTACAAATGACTCATTTCTTTCTCATTTGAAGTGAGACTGACAACTTTGTCAGTGTGTTCTGACAAAGGTTTGATTGGAGGACACAAT
This portion of the Oncorhynchus gorbuscha isolate QuinsamMale2020 ecotype Even-year unplaced genomic scaffold, OgorEven_v1.0 Un_scaffold_4686, whole genome shotgun sequence genome encodes:
- the LOC124028692 gene encoding staphylococcal nuclease domain-containing protein 1-like, with protein sequence PNTNIYCDVPLFQVLSGCAIIVRGQPRGGPPPERQINLSNIRTGALARRAPQSQPDQKDTPDEPYAFQAREFLRKMLIGKEVCFTVEVKTALGREYGMVYLGRDTTGENIAESLVNEGLATVRREGIRGNNPDQARLCDLEDQAKASKKGMWTEGGGTNTVRDLKYIIENPRNFVDSMHQKPVNAVIEHVRDGSVVRALLLPDYYLVTVMLSGVKCPTFKREADGTESPEPFAAEAKFFTESRLLQRDVQIILESCPNQVILGTVLHPNGNITELLLKEGFARCVDWSMAVYTQGAEKLRAGEKSAKERKVRIWKDYVAPTANMDQKDRQFVAKVRRPCRPAYYTASGG